From Anopheles funestus chromosome 3RL, idAnoFuneDA-416_04, whole genome shotgun sequence, a single genomic window includes:
- the LOC125772382 gene encoding uncharacterized protein LOC125772382: protein MSCCEGTRSLHKRYKISLTGCGKGIGTVPPTVRDVSPPALASSSSSLLASSTTPAAYGALANDSSRVCGMAIADLTTRHSDSSSSSSSTRDSGFSISTTKSDPLLNRSSDSSSIISPARTRRRTTAMTSAVRTDTARRKIARVRWLSGHTGTGIGRLLVVFISSILLFMHGPLRAGAVLLDTNGGVGGPGDGKAPVQAFGDELGGVNLERSIAAVFSRVAYGSTTTTKRSIPDNVYVPSLTTVSTPLLTTFRYDNKNKDALGGSSPGGGLGDKDSHYNQQQISANHRNYELDLERDHVLPTSAPNAEILKSNSNPTYPNPNRHHNHDRHRHSNSTPYPHGHNAKKGFPTNSMFSGDIPAYSPPSRTFFTPPLPRNYTNPFADKPTLRGTNSDSTIINTGTYANRRPLPPPSLMPGHERIPMRPPDLVPGAPGTGVLGGGVSPNGGSPPKVAGNPDLGGSIMPPGSSGPTSSQSMEAQRKKALNTPSEKSNKLDAAKGYDGNNKLFLLDENANSSAILPNGMHFPSISRILSGSNGRPQMIPDVLLRSVTSAPRPNQPAYDVGGGPGGTTSLSNAKSPGGPAFGNRPVGLDGDRDRDGLTNGGDGGAGSEGVGGDGDGRRHFDDDDGENDEDDEDDEDDPFEEGAARQQPGSTSNVATSTVSSMHVQSSSSSPITQRMPNLNLKSVMIKNATGEEAGGTGGGYGNDRNFQGDIADISTWTIAWNIHVYLSAILFTILAVYSIFKIIFYDKLTHLFSQAYFISIHLILIIICLLRIFYLCYDAYNMHFSFNLFVSELLLNLPLTFLTTTFAILILFLLLRSINHKTNRYSSILRPLTIIIGSVVHVTLCITLHLVESYETKQFYHKQHQLQLQNKQLLGGGMGGGRGGHAPPTNIQIPPRVLSLICQIIYIFICLSLGILYLYMYRLLKRILHKSQNYIHGYNNLSYAIHITIATALLFILLAALQIYGAISISSQTRVKLSPSSGLPGDGPGGRPGGGGTLWASHIEIDWFQWGYQFSIRFIEIVIVALLSWVTGLKTGTSKVIQREKDMEQPNASGFALFPCTSSSSQENFETDYPAVCNTNRNLHTYTMRTGKPIYDDNFALNSLNLEQNNQQDLQLGPPGVGGGNEFQRSLETNSMRSSSHNYSNNYNGSNSNNEHGPDVADDFLNETEPMPDHYENPNFELKQHHHHQHSGSGGASSNQYHDIMDNCYSEPIGAPQYDTKSLRGAQPGGHPMAPPHRNYDFQNFERPNFDPQHMPTLPQPSALSAAQSMARGEFRASKNLKTLKSGQLQNDLGGGGANTMGHHHYNHHGNMPPGPGDSFDRRIGVRKSGTLNNIGAMHFNQQHGSGRNNNSNSSASSSSASSNNRVVQQQQQQQRRGPMSGAQTLSSAHHHPQQQPTQPPPHHHPAGHGFPHPGSFNDRLLNGAGADSLERIAHGQDGNYDDNGGNGYYHSKKRSRESSSSSYTGGGPVPYATSNDHHPVHPAHPHHHPHQTTESSSSPTASIGNGSGNGTPTGAPPNGTVTGVLPGKMERAQDNGSMLVAEQGFVRFRALEEPTLGSRTNLRDKGGKMFINS, encoded by the exons ATGTCGTGCTGTGAGGGCACTCGGTCGCTGCACAAGCGCTACAAAATATCACTAACCGGCTGTGGGAAAGGCATCGGTACGGTGCCACCGACGGTCCGAGACGTATCACCACCAGCattagcatcatcatcatcatcattattagcATCATCTACAACGCCGGCAGCATACGGTGCGCTGGCGAATGATAGTAGCCGTGTGTGCGGCATGGCGATCGCGGACCTTACCACGCGCCACAGTgatagtagtagcagcagcagcagtacccGCGACAGTGGTTTTAGTATAAGCACTACCAAAAGTGACCCCCTGTTGAATAGGAGTAGCGATAGCAGTAGTATTATCAGTCCTGCCCGCACACGCCGAAGGACGACTGCGATGACGTCGGCGGTGCGCACGGACACGGCCAGAAGGAAGATAGCAAGGGTGCGATGGTTATCCGGACACACCGGTACTGGCATCGGACGGCTGTTGGTAGTTTTTATAAGTAGCATTCTGCTGTTCATGCACGGACCGCTAAGGGCCGGTGCGGTACTGCTTGACACGAACGGTGGCGTCGGTGGACCAGGGGACGGCAAAGCACCGGTACAAGCGTTCGGCGATGAGCTGGGCGGCGTTAACCTGGAACGGAGCATAGCGGCCGTATTTAGCCGCGTAGCTTACGGGTCCACCACCACAACGAAGCGTAGCATACCGGACAACGTGTACGTGCCGAGTTTGACGACCGTCTCCACACCGCTGCTAACCACGTTTAG GTATGATAACAAGAATAAGGACGCACTGGGTGGTTCGAGTCCTGGCGGAGGTCTCGGCGATAAGGACTCGCACTACAACCAGCAGCAAATCAGCGCTAACCATCGGAACTACGAGCTGGATCTTGAGCGGGATCATGTGCTGCCAACGTCGGCTCCGAATGCGGAGATTCTCAAGAGCAACAGTAATCCGACCTACCCGAACCCGAACCGGCACCACAACCATGACCGTCATCGGCACTCGAACTCAACACCATACCCGCATG GTCACAACGCGAAAAAGGGCTTTCCGACTAATTCGATGTTCTCCGGAGACATACCGGCGTACTCGCCGCCCTCGCGTACATTCTTTACGCCTCCACTGCCCCGCAACTACACGAATCCGTTCGCGGACAAACCGACGCTCCGAGGTACGAACAGTGACAGTACGATCATCAATACGGGCACCTACGCAAACAGACGGCCGCTTCCACCGCCAAGCCTGATGCCTGGTCACGAACGAATCCCAATGCGCCCACCGGATCTAGTTCCAGGTGCACCCGGTACCGGTGTTCTCGGTGGTGGAGTATCGCCCAACGGTGGCAGCCCACCAAAGGTGGCGGGAAATCCGGATCTCGGTGGTAGTATCATGCCACCCGGTTCATCCGGTCCCACTTCATCGCAATCGATGGAAGCGCAACGGAAGAAGGCACTCAACACGCCTTCGGAGAAATCAAACAAGCTGGATGCGGCCAAGGGTTACGACGGTAACAATAAACTGTTCCTGTTGGATGAGAACGCTAACTCCAGTGCCATACTACCGAACGGTATGCACTTCCCGTCGATCTCACGCATCCTCTCTGGCTCGAACGGTCGCCCTCAGATGATACCGGATGTACTACTGCGCTCAGTAACTTCCGCTCCACGTCCTAACCAACCGGCATACGATGTTGGAGGTGGACCAGGTGGTACGACTTCACTCAGCAATGCTAAGAGCCCTGGTGGTCCGGCGTTCGGAAATAGACCAGTTGGATTGGACGGTGATCGCGATCGCGATGGTTTAACCAACGGCGGTGACGGAGGTGCTGGTTCGGAAGGTGTCGGAGGTGATGGAGACGGAAGGCGACAttttgacgatgatgatggcgaaaatgatgaggatgatgaggaCGATGAGGATGATCCGTTTGAAGAGGGTGCAGCACGGCAGCAACCGGGCAGTACATCGAATGTAGCGACATCCACTGTTTCGTCGATGCACGTACAATCCTCCTCGTCATCGCCGATCACTCAACGCATGCCGAATCTAAACCTCAAATCGGTCATGATCAAGAATGCAACCGGTGAGGAAGCTGGTGGTACGGGTGGAGGTTATGGGAATGATCGTAACTTCCAGGGTGATATAGCGGACATTAGCACGTGGACGATAGCGTGGAACATTCACGTTTATCTGTCGGCGATTCTGTTCACCATACTGGCGGTGTACTCAATCTTTAAAATCATCTTCTACGACAAACTGACGCACCTGTTCTCGCAAGCGTACTTCATCAGTATCCATCTGATTCTGATCATTATCTGTCTGCTGCGCATATTCTACCTCTGCTACGACGCGTACAACATGCACTTCAGCTTCAATCTATTCGTGTCCGAGTTGCTGTTGAATCTGCCGCTCACCTTTCTCACGACGACGTTTGCGATCTTGAtactgtttttgttgctacgCTCGATCAACCACAAGACTAACCGGTACAGCTCCATCTTGCGCCCgcttaccatcatcatcggttcGGTGGTTCACGTTACACTCTGCATCACCCTACACCTGGTGGAGTCTTACGAAACGAAACAGTTCTATCACAAGCAACATCAGCTGCAGCTTCAAAACAAGCAGCTGCTAGGTGGAGGAATGGGTGGAGGCCGAGGTGGTCATGCACCGCCCACCAATATCCAGATTCCACCACGCGTCCTTTCGCTCATCTGCCAGATAATCTATATCTTCATCTGTCTCAGTCTCGGCATCCTGTACCTATACATGTACCGGCTGCTGAAACGCATCCTTCACAAGAGCCAGAACTACATCCACGGATATAATAATCTTTCGTACGCAATTCACATCACGATTGCAACTGCGCTACTGTTCATATTGCTTGCCGCACTGCAAATCTACGGTGCCATTAGTATTAGCTCGCAGACACGCGTGAAACTGTCACCGAGCAGTGGACTGCCCGGTGATGGGCCCGGTGGACGACCGGGCGGTGGTGGAACGCTGTGGGCATCCCATATCGAGATCGATTGGTTCCAGTGGGGTTATCAGTTTAGCATACGCTTCATCGAGATCGTGATCGTCGCACTGCTGTCATGGGTGACCGGACTAAAGACGGGCACGTCGAAGGTGATCCAGCGCGAAAAGGATATGGAGCAACCGAACGCGAGTGGCTTTGCACTGTTCCCCTGCACGTCCTCCTCCAGCCAGGAGAACTTCGAAACAGACTATCCGGCAGTGTGCAATACGAACCGTAACCTGCATACGTACACGATGCGTACCGGCAAACCAATCTACGACGACAACTTTGCACTGAATTCACTCAATCTGGAGCAAAACAATCAGCAAGATCTGCAGCTCGGTCCGCcgggtgttggtggtggcaaTGAGTTCCAGCGATCGCTCGAAACGAACAGCATGCGATCGTCTTCGCACAACTACAGCAACAATTACAACGGCAGTAACAGTAACAACGAACACGGCCCAGATGTGGCGGATGACTTTCTCAACGAAACGGAACCGATGCCGGATCACTACGAAAATCCCAACTTTGAGCTGAAGcaacatcaccatcaccagcacAGTGGTAGCGGTGGTGCATCATCCAACCAATATCACGACATCATGGATAACTGCTACTCGGAACCGATCGGTGCTCCACAGTACGATACGAAGTCGTTGCGCGGCGCACAACCTGGTGGACATCCGATGGCACCACCGCATCGGAACTACGATTTCCAAAACTTCGAACGGCCGAACTTTGATCCGCAGCATATGCCGACGCTCCCGCAACCGTCCGCACTGAGTGCGGCACAGTCAATGGCACGCGGTGAGTTCCGTGCATCGAAAAACCTGAAAACGCTCAAGAGTGGCCAGCTGCAGAACGatcttggtggtggtggagctAACACGATGGGACACCATCATTACAACCATCACGGTAACATGCCCCCCGGACCGGGCGATTCGTTCGATCGGCGAATCGGTGTACGAAAGAGTGGCACGCTCAACAACATCGGTGCAATGCATTTTAACCAGCAACACGGTAGCGGACGGAACAACAACTCCAATTCGTCTGCGTCCTCTTCGTcggcttcctcgaataaccgggtggtacagcagcagcagcagcaacagcgtcgtGGCCCAATGTCTGGAGCGCAAACTCTCAGCTCTGCCCATCATCATCCGCAGCAGCAACCAACGCAACCACCACCACATCATCATCCCGCTGGCCATGGTTTCCCCCATCCCGGTAGCTTCAACGATCGATTGCTAAACGGTGCCGGTGCCGATTCGCTGGAAAGGATCGCGCACGGACAGGATGGCAACTACGATGATAATGGTGGCAACGGTTACTATCACAGCAAAAAACGCTCGCGAGAATCGTCCAGCTCGAGCTATACCGGCGGAGGTCCCGTACCGTACGCTACCAGCAATGATCACCATCCCGTGCATCCTGCCCATCCACACCACCATCCCCATCAGACGACCGAATCGTCCTCGTCGCCAACGGCCAGCATCGGTAACGGTAGTGGTAATGGAACGCCAACCGGTGCACCACCGAACGGTACGGTGACCGGTGTGTTGCCGGGTAAGATGGAACGGGCCCAGGACAATGGCAGTATGCTCGTTGCCGAACAAGGGTTCGTGCGATTTCGTGCGCTAGAGGAACCAACGTTAGGTTCGCGGACAAATCTGCGCGACAAGGGTGGCAAGATGTTTATCAACTCGTAA